A window of Anabas testudineus chromosome 7, fAnaTes1.2, whole genome shotgun sequence genomic DNA:
ATGATTTGTTTTACAGAGAGTAAAAGAATACCTTATCGGCAGTTCCCTAGTATCCAAACTGCAAGCCAAACATGACCTGCTTAAAGTGGCTGTAGAAAAAGGTATTACTTCTGCATTCCTCACTTCACAATACTAACAAAAGTCATTAGAGGACAGTTGGCTATTGTTGTACAGTAAATTCTTGTTCCTTCATTACCAGCAAGCAAAGTACTACATTTCTATTTAAGCCAGTGTTCTTCTCTTGGCCTCTCGATGGCTGGTTCTGGGTTAAACTAGTTCTAATTCCCTTTGTCTCCTCCTAGCTGAGGCATCAAATGGACAACAGCCTAGGTagatatataaatgtattaagaGTTCCTATAAAGTCAATGCATGTAGTCTTCATTAAATGCTGTTAAtatgtgttaatatttttataacGTTGGCATCTTATTCTGCAGACACAATGGAAAGTCTATGCGTGTCAGGAAGAATCATTCAAGTACGAATTTGATGCACAACCAAAAACTTTTTAATAGAGACATGCTGTCCTTCATCCAGGTAGCTACCAGAATTCTTACATTATgccacattttcctcttttatcaTTGCTGAGCATTGGTATCCAATTAAGTCTTCTCTTATGGTACACAGGTAAAAAATAATGTACCAGACATTCTGTTCATTAATCAGTAAATCTGTTTCATACAGGCATCAGGGCAACAGATTCCAATTGTTGTGGAAAGTTGCATTCGCTATATCAATCTCAATGGTGAGTGTCGATAATAGAACAGTGAACCAGCAGACAATACACATGAAAAGTAATATGGTAGTTTTAGTAAAATGTTCTGTAAGACTTAATCCACTTGGTCCACTTTGTCCTGCATCTAAAGGTTATAAGTTAGTTTGTAGTATTAAGAAATTACTATAATCTGTCCATCAGGTCTCCACCATGAAGGGATATTTAGAGTGCCAGGTTCTCAGGTGGAGATCAACAACCTGAGGGATGCCTTCGAGCAAGGTAggcacacgtgtgtgtgtgtgtgtgtgtgtgtgtgtgtgtgtgtgtgtgtgtgtgtgtgtgtgtgtgtgtgtgtgtgtgtgtgtgtgtgtgtgtgtgtgtgtgtgtgtgttgtatgatacattctatatatatatatatatatgggcCATTGTCACTGTGGAGCCTTAATAATGTGGTGCAGGAGAAGATCCCTTGGCTGAACGAACATATGACATGGACTCTGTGGCTGGAGTATTGAAGCTCTACTTCAGAGGTCTGGAGAATCCCCTCTTCCCGCTTGACAGCACCAGCCAACTCTTGGAGCATACTCGTAAGTGGGTGTACATGTAGAAAAGTCAAAAAATGTTGCATAGATTCAGCATGTACTTATCGGCCTTTCATCATCTTCTCTCAGAGATCAAGAATGATGCAGAGAGAGCGTCTCAGCTCAAGGCAGTCATCTCTTCCTATCCCAAACCTGTTATCATTGTCATGAGATATCTCTTTGCATTCCTTCATCAGTGAGTATTTATGTGAGCAGGGTATAACAGAATCAGCCTGACCTAACTTTATTAGTGCAAAGTGACAATTTGCCCAACAGTGACTTGGCAGAGATAATAGATGGAGACACAGCTAAATGTTGAGTAACATGGTGAGAAAAGggaaataaaccaaacaaaagaaatgacactgaaactgaaaaatagCCTATAAACgtatcatttaattaaatatcagaACATGTTTGCTATGTCTCTAATAAGTGCTGGGTATTACTTTAGCTGTGTCTAtgaactttttattttagcatgATCTATCTTGGACTGTATCATTTGTTTCTCTGCCTCCAGTGTGTCGGAGTACAGTGACGAGAACATGATGCAGCCTTACAACCTGGCTGTGTGTTTTGGCCCCAGCCTAGTCAGAGGGTCTCAGGATGATGATGTTGTCACACTGCAGTCTCAGATCAATGCACTGGTGAAGAACATCATCCATCAGCATGAGAGCATCTTCCCAAGCCAGAGTGAACTACAAGGGCCAGTTTATGAGAAATGCATGACTCTAGAGGAAGATGACTGgtaagaatttttttttttttttttttaactctacaTGAATGTTGTATATAGATTATCTGAGGTGGTTTCTTCACAGTGAGCCTATCGCTGAAGAAGGAGACGTGGAAATAGATTACACCCTGAGCAAAGATGGTAAGTTTTCATACTCATAGTtcattttatcttctttttacCTGTGATGGtggtgaagaaaataaaagaatatatCAATGTCATGTTCAACAGAGTTGGAAAGTGGATCCTCTCCTGACAACAGCATTAGCTTTTCCGCAACAGCAACGCAGAAAAAGGCTGAACGTCCGCGAGCCAACAGCAGCGGATCCATTGACCAAAAGAGGTTATTAGGTGGAATCTCAGGGGGTGGCATTACTTCAGGTGGAAGGATGATGCTTCAGATTCCTGTTGGGCCGCAGTGCAGACCACGGCGGGTCCCGTCTCCTGGTTACAGGCTTCAGGAACACTCCTCTTCTGAGGATATTGCCATCAAACTAGACAAGGTTGGTCTTTGTTGAAAGTTGTTGAAAATTTGGTGTTCAAATTAGTGGTTCTGTTAATAAGGCACTCTTTCAATAAACGTTCCCAAGTTGTAACAAATTATTTAGTcaccactgtttttttttttggggggggggggggatttataaataaaagtttggGTTTATCATTTTCTAGTAATTCATTTGCCACTACAAATGTTATTCAAGTTATTAATTAGGTTTTGCGAGATTCTAATATAGTAATTTATGTCCAGATGTCCTGCATCAATTTCCTAAGTGGTTCAATAGTTGAAGTGTTAGTAAAATGTTTAAGTTGATTTTATACTTGAGGTAACACCaaccaaatatttttttcaatagCTGGCAAATCGATTCGAGCTGAGAGCTAAAATGTATCTATAGAGCACTggtaattcattttttaaaacgTGGTAACAACTGACTAAtgattttaataacatttttagaTTGTGGCTTTTATGTGACAAATATAATTAGATGCTCTCAGACAAAGGGGAGTGCAGGAAACCAAGGCATTTCtcattttcctcctcatcacaaTTGTTTCATATCTTACAGGATGTCTGTCGACAGATGGACTCGGTCTTCAGGGAGCTCGCCACACGGCAGACAATGCAGGATCCCTCCTCTACTACTTCTTCCCAAAGTAAAGTGAAGTGGGAAGATCGCAGGGGGAGAGGCCCAGGACAGTTCagggcagcagagacacaggacTGAGAGCACTGGCATCAGTTGATGGTGTGATGTGTTTAGACAGCAACTTTCAGCACATATATTTCTGGAAAACTGAGATCCCAACCTACAGCACGGTCACTTCTCTGAGGCCCCTGTGATTGATGTCTTTCCACAGATGTCTCAGCAACTCTTTCATACACAGTGTGTAAAGCAGATTCCTGGTGTGACTACAGACCTGCAGCACAAAATGGAAACTGTAGATGGAAACTGAAATGCACATATATATTTTGTGTTGAAAGTAGTTGGCAACTAATgactttatattattattctgaTTAATAAGATGATAAAATCTTTAGTTCATGCACTTCAACATCCAATACAAGCACAAATTATATCTTCATCTAATCATCACAAAGTTATGAAAACTGAGAATACTATATCTGTAAGGaatttgtatatttaataaTCTGACTCAGCTGTATATCTAGGCTAcatatcaaataaatattttgaatattttctgtGACGTTTTTGTTTAATGTATGAAAAGGGGGGTAATAAATGCTCTGTAGGATGTTTCACTTGTgactttccttttattttatgcCTTGATTATGTGCAGGGCTCAAAGATATAGGATAATATAGTAATACGtggtaaatgtattttttgtttatatcaAAAGTGAATTACAAAATGACTCTCGCATTACTTTTACACTgcctgaaaagaaaatgtattccAGAATATATTGTGTATACTTTTGAACTAAGTTAAAGGctttgttaaaaacacataaagtatgtatgtatgtatgtatgtataggattcatattttatgttaatgaaagaataaatataaaaaaacatctttaaaatctaaaatatgataaatacatttgtctAAGAAGACATTAGGTGTTTTACTTGCACAAAAATTAGGAAACAAAATGAATCAAGTCACTGTCATGggttataaaattaaaatgtgtaagaACCAATTGCACTTTCATATAATGTTTGGCAGCTTACTCTTCAGCTTAcaacatgtttgatgttttgttgttaaaatctTCACGTAAATTAACTCATTTATTGCTGACTGCCAGACAGATACGGCATAAAACAATATGCCAGCAATACAATCtttcctttaaaacacacatctacaagcAGTAGTGCGAATTTCCCTTTTAGGTACTACTTCAGTATTTACAGTTAATGCTGCTTCATACTTGTGTACTTTTTCATTTAACAGCTAAAGTTCATTACTTTCTATATAGAAAGCCTGCTCAGCTAAATATATTTAAGGGTTATGGGTTAAGGTTTAAGGCTATGTTGCCTACTACTAATGTTCAATCTGTCTCAATAAAAATTAAtgagaaattatatttttgacCTTATCTGCATGGGATGTGTTACGTGcataaaattaaatttcaaatggatgcattattttatctttaatcctctgtttttttttgcattatggCCAATACCACAGtaatattactattaattattataatattatggtacatttccaccactgtttactgttttcattcagaTGACGTGTCGACTGAATCCAGTCCCACAATACTTTGCGGCACAACGGTCCACGTCACTCCAGCGCAGCCGCAGTGGTGTGGTGGCGCTGAGCTGAGGTGGACTTCTTCCCTTCATTCACTGTGGAAGCAGCGGTGCAGTTCAGCAGCCGAAGCTCAGGGCCCACACGAAACATCCCAGACGAGCCTCCAAACGCCAAGATGATTCGGATAGCCGCCTTCCTTGCTCTTCTGGTGGTCGCCTGCTCGGGTAAGTCAGCAGGGAGACCCAATGGAAGAGATTTGTAGAGGTTAATTAGCTATCCTGTAACGCTAACCATATTCAGCTAGCAGCTAGCTTAACTTAACCTCAGTTCCTCAAATCACTTCCAGTTGTCTCACACGTTAGCTGGTGTCTAAGTGCTTTTGAGTTCTATATTACGTTTTAATTGGGTGCATAGTGTGCGAGAGTGTCTAGGATTTTAGCAAACCTCACTGTCTGTGATAACAGGGGAGAGCTGCACAGACCCAGTGATCACTCCGTCGGCCTACACCACATCTGACGCCGTCATCTCCTCCGAGTCTGTCTTCATCGTTGAGCTCAGCCTGACCTGTGCCAACGGAGCACAGGTAAATGTCCACCTCCAACTCTTAAAGTATACAACATGGTCctatgttaaaaatatttaggCTGACTCAGTGATATTCTCTTCTGTGCTGTCCAGAGCATGACACTGTATGCTGATGTGAATGGAAGACAGTTCCCTGTGACTAGAGGCCAGGATGTTGGCAAGTACCAGGTATGGTGTGGTGTGGTATGGTatggtgtggtgtggtgtggtaGTTCATATGTTCTACAGTCGCAAGAAAAAATAACTCAGCTATTTACAGTTCTGTGGGTTTCTGCATAAACTGgttatgaaatgtgatctgaacttcacaaaaatcacaaatacatatgAACACAGCTGACTAAACATAGTTCTaactttttgtctcttttgaacaaacatacaaagtgatggtggaaaaaagcAAGTGAAACACTAGGTTTCTTACTAAACACCAGCTGGATTGAGTTGTTAGCTGTTGACAAACCTGTAGTCTAGTCAATAAAATGAGAATGCAAGTGTGGTTCAGCTCTGCCTTGatttataataaaactaaaaccgTGCCTCGCATACATAGAGACCTGTGATTAACAGTTGTTGATTTCCATGTAGCTAGAAAGGGTTACAAACTAAATGCAAAGAGTTTAGATATTCATCAGTTATATATAGTCTATTAGTGGCTGAAGAGTATGGGTTTTTTAATGGCTGATGACAGTCTTGAGAGGATCCGGAGGCTGATTTATGTTGCTGATatgcttcttttgtttgtttttctctttttgcaaaTTACAAATAAGACCTTATATGCTTAACTTAAATGAGCATTTAATGCAtcttaaacaaatattttatctatttaaaatattttaaaactaaaaaacaggTTTCTGAAACAGGGATGACACATTCTATACCGTCCCTAAACACCTCACTAGTGCTAATGGTGTGAGGGTCAGCCATGCTAGGCGGTCCTGTGCATGTTAAGTCAGTGAACAAGAGAGACCAGAGGAAATGTTGAAGTCCTGGagactttatttaatttgtggTTGTCAGGGAGttgttattaaaatgtgtgagaCTCTCAGAACTACCAGACTGTTTTGCTGTCTCTGGATGGCTTTCCATTATAGGCATGGGTTTATCAAAGTATTGTACAAGATATATTGCCAGGGTGGCTTTCCACAAGTTGAAGCTTAATAGATGGCTTCAGAGACATACAATCTGCCTTTGCAGTGACCaaatagagatgctgtggaattGTCCtataaatttagttttaaggCTAggtttaaaactgttaaaaaattATAACTTCACATAGGGGGTGCACACCATTAGAAAATTGTGGCTATTTGTCAACATGCGACTTCTCCCCTCAGGTGTCCTGGAGTCTCCCTCACAAACAGGCCAGCTCTGGCACATACCAGGTTAAATTCTTTGATGAGGAGTCCTACAGTGCCCTGCGGAAGGTTAGCATTGATGTTCAGTAATAGTTTACTGCCTGTCAACTCCTCTTGTTttggtgtgtgctgtgtttttaggTGAAGGCTGTTTAATTggaattatacatttaaatgtcttgtgTTCCAGGCCCAGAGAAACAATGAAGATGTAAATGCCATTCAGCCTCTCTTCTCTGTCAACATTGACCATAGGGTGAGTCTCTTATCTGTATGAACATGCGATTGCAGGCACAATCACAATAAATTTTAAAACTTATTGTACTTGTGACCTATTGTCATTGTGTCCACAATCACCTAAGTTGATGCAAGTATTTCAAAGAACATGTGAAACTGAAATATCTATATAATGCTAAACGTGAACTGATCTGTTTAATTTATCACTACAGGGTGCATGGAATGGCCCATGGGTGTCTACTGAGGTGGTGGCTGCCCTCATCGGGATCCTGGTTTACTACATGGCCTTCAGTGCCAAGAGTACCATCCAAGCATAAACAGATCAACAATCACTTTAACCACTAGATTGTTAAAGACTGAATTCTGGTGGAACTCAATCGATGATCCATCATCAAGTATTGAGGCAAGCCAGCAGGATTTTGCTACCTGATCTGCTTTGGGACGAGGAGCAAGAGTAGCagtctttgtatgtttttattcagactgtgtctgtgtgcgatCAGTCTTTTCTCACAAGTTTGTTCTCCCAGTATGGATGGAATTTTgtaaattttttaaaataaacctgGACccagtaaataaacaaaatattaactTCTCCTTAAAG
This region includes:
- the arhgap4a gene encoding rho GTPase-activating protein 4a, which gives rise to MSSHVKPRKEKVGMVDYDTQIKEVRCQLTDQLKVLDLQLEQKSQQLQDLTDYLRRRGEIESEYARSLEKLAEKFTSRIKRKEPSSNSVAKVWMTLLTQTRQESKDHNGLSESCSNFLIQPLTHCLEYTQRLAKKSKDVCIQLQDGLLKVTTELQTAWRTYYQYHADYVCAEGKLKEAEKQEEKQKQSAAKKLERLIEKRQCKVQEIYLKCSKARNEYLLNLDAANTSMNRYYLQDITTLIDCADVGYHLSLGRVMQAFLSSQWQSQQNLVTRLQQLQGAVSGLDQSHDRDTLLQDHYNTFAMPLRFPYQPHEGDQVSEVCAEHELRCELETRFKQIQTRLRDVTQEAEEASKSMSAAQSSLVENISDDDLEPSSGNGSFQEGNTEILTVRPSVARRRANLQEIENLYFTRVKEYLIGSSLVSKLQAKHDLLKVAVEKAEASNGQQPRHNGKSMRVRKNHSSTNLMHNQKLFNRDMLSFIQASGQQIPIVVESCIRYINLNGLHHEGIFRVPGSQVEINNLRDAFEQGEDPLAERTYDMDSVAGVLKLYFRGLENPLFPLDSTSQLLEHTQIKNDAERASQLKAVISSYPKPVIIVMRYLFAFLHHVSEYSDENMMQPYNLAVCFGPSLVRGSQDDDVVTLQSQINALVKNIIHQHESIFPSQSELQGPVYEKCMTLEEDDCEPIAEEGDVEIDYTLSKDELESGSSPDNSISFSATATQKKAERPRANSSGSIDQKRLLGGISGGGITSGGRMMLQIPVGPQCRPRRVPSPGYRLQEHSSSEDIAIKLDKDVCRQMDSVFRELATRQTMQDPSSTTSSQSKVKWEDRRGRGPGQFRAAETQD
- the ssr4 gene encoding translocon-associated protein subunit delta, with product MIRIAAFLALLVVACSGESCTDPVITPSAYTTSDAVISSESVFIVELSLTCANGAQSMTLYADVNGRQFPVTRGQDVGKYQVSWSLPHKQASSGTYQVKFFDEESYSALRKAQRNNEDVNAIQPLFSVNIDHRGAWNGPWVSTEVVAALIGILVYYMAFSAKSTIQA